In the genome of Trypanosoma brucei gambiense DAL972 chromosome 4, complete sequence, the window AAGCTCTGCCTTGCAAGCGGCGTACCTCCCGCCTTCTTCCATGTTCTTTTTGATGATGACTACCGCCCGCCGCCTGCACTCGGATTCATCATCACATAACCCTGCCGCCTTTTCCTCTATAGAATCCCCCAAATCCCCCAAATCACAACTGCATTCTGCGCTTTCATCAGCCTCAACAAATGATTGCGGCAGAAAAGCCAACAGAAAAAGTACTGCTTCAAGAAACAGCGCACCAGTCTTTCTTCCCATCGCACCTTTATTTATCTGTGATCAATCTAATCAGTACACGCAcagtgaagaaaggagaaaagcaaCGAAACATAATCAAAAGAGCCATTATGTCGCGTGGCAAAGCGAactgtataaataaataaatgttcATATTAAAGCCCAACGACAAGGTGCTTTGAGGAGCGCAACAATCGTTGTTTATAAACTCGTTAAAGTGTGTGGTGAATGtggtctctctctctctctctttttttttttttgaaatccTTTAACGGTTTCTAACTCTTCGGCACGGCATTTTCCGCGTTGGGGAGCGGAATGCAGAGGGCGTAGCGCgttgttatttatttctgttatggatacttttcccccctctctgaATCACAGTGTCTTTCGCCATGCAAACCAATACCAGAAGTGACCAGCTgtttttcctcactttccccCTAAACACATTTCATACCTTTGCTGAAATGAGGCACCAAATGCAAACTTTACTCCGAACTCAACGGCAAACACCTGCAGGGATATGTGCATCACTAACGatggtaaaaataaaatgaaataaaaagagctGTGTGATACGTGTCTTCATTTTAAGACATTATATCCGCCACCACTACGAAATGGCACGTGGACAATCAACGCGGCATAACAAAACATTCCATTTCCATCGGTAAGgaacctcctcctcctcctcctcctcctcctttataTCCAAATACCAAACAACTTTCATACTCCCCTGCTGTAAACCACACTCGTCCTAATATTCTCAGTTCCCTTAATTGAGCTCATTGACGGGGAATATAACGTGCCGGGGAAATATCAGACGCATGTGCGTCAAATGGGAGAAATCGTGATGATGATCTGAATGGAGCCCTAtcttttctaattttttttttgctttgtgaTGGCGGTGACGAGGAAACTTGCGTCCATGAGGGTCACTGGATACCATTGCATAAAAAGCagagaacaacaaaataGCGGAACCGGCTGGCAGTATATTTTCCTCCCCATGAAACCCCCGTCAGCACCTCTTTGATATGCATGGGTTTTAGCACATTGGGAATTAAAACCGGTGCTCGACACACGCGagcccctccccccccccccccaaaaaaaaagtatcgGAACGTACGGACATTTGCCACGAAGTAcataatgaaacaaacaaaggaacGGTGGCCCAAATAAcgcacagtttttttttgttccgagTAGTCTTACTCAACAACCGGACGCATCGGCGCCTTGCCTAGTTTTTtagttgtctttttttttttttttactcagCCAAACGGAatcgaaaaagaaaggaggagggaggaagaaagggaaataagaATAGCCCGTTGTATTACCTGGAGAAGTCCTTTCTTGTCTCCAACTCTCTGCGAATT includes:
- a CDS encoding T. brucei spp.-specific protein — protein: MGRKIYCQPVPLFCCSLLFMQWYPVTLMDASFLVTAITKQKKN